A window of the Candidatus Polarisedimenticolaceae bacterium genome harbors these coding sequences:
- a CDS encoding SulP family inorganic anion transporter, which produces MSDRANLRFDLLAGATTAAVVIPKAMAYATIAGLPVQAGLYTAFIPMLLYAFLGSSRVLSVSTTTTLAILVGAQIGQIAEAADPIRASATLTLLVGAILVAAGVLRLGFVANFISEPVLVGFKAGIGLVIVVDQIPKLLGTHIVKGGFLHNLAAIAKSLPETSWPTLAVALGTIALLVAFEHFAPRWPAPLIAAGLGIAGMALFKLDAYGIAAVGALPKGLPAITLPDIALARELWPGALGIALMSFTETIAAGRAFSSPDEPLPRANRELLATGVANAGGAFLGAMAAGGGTSQTAVNRMAGAKTRLAGVVTALAALLTMLFLAPYIGLMPHATLAAIVIVYSFGLIKPSEFLAIRRVRFMEFRWALIACLAVIALGTLKGILVAIVISLAALARTGSSTRIHILGRKRGTNVFRPLRADHPDDETFAGLLMVRLDGSIYFANAGLVLEKLRPLIEREKPKVVALELGGVPDLEYSALKTLTEAERRIRDFGVSLWLVKLNPDVLEMVQRAPLGATLGREGLVFNMETAVARYLGA; this is translated from the coding sequence ATGTCTGACCGGGCGAACCTCCGCTTCGACCTGCTCGCGGGTGCGACGACCGCCGCGGTCGTCATCCCCAAGGCGATGGCGTACGCCACGATCGCGGGCCTCCCCGTTCAGGCCGGCCTCTACACCGCGTTCATCCCGATGCTCCTCTACGCCTTCCTCGGGTCGTCGCGCGTGCTCTCGGTCTCGACGACGACGACCCTCGCCATCCTCGTCGGCGCGCAGATCGGTCAAATCGCGGAGGCCGCCGACCCGATCCGCGCGTCGGCCACGCTCACGCTCCTCGTCGGGGCGATCCTCGTCGCCGCGGGGGTGCTCCGCCTGGGGTTCGTCGCGAACTTCATCTCGGAGCCGGTGCTCGTCGGCTTCAAGGCGGGGATCGGGCTCGTCATCGTCGTGGATCAGATCCCCAAGCTCCTCGGGACCCACATCGTGAAGGGCGGCTTCCTCCACAATCTCGCCGCGATCGCGAAGAGCCTTCCCGAGACCTCGTGGCCCACGCTCGCCGTCGCTCTCGGCACGATCGCTCTCCTCGTCGCATTCGAGCATTTCGCCCCGCGCTGGCCGGCGCCGCTCATCGCGGCCGGTCTCGGGATCGCAGGGATGGCCCTCTTCAAGCTCGACGCCTACGGGATCGCCGCGGTCGGGGCGCTGCCGAAGGGCCTGCCGGCGATCACGCTTCCGGATATCGCGCTGGCGAGGGAGCTCTGGCCGGGCGCGCTCGGCATCGCGCTCATGAGCTTCACCGAGACGATCGCCGCCGGGCGCGCGTTCTCGTCGCCGGACGAGCCGCTCCCCAGGGCGAACCGAGAGCTGCTCGCGACCGGCGTCGCCAACGCGGGCGGCGCCTTCCTCGGCGCGATGGCGGCGGGCGGCGGCACCTCGCAGACGGCGGTCAACCGGATGGCCGGCGCCAAGACGCGCCTCGCGGGCGTCGTCACCGCGCTCGCGGCGCTGCTCACCATGCTCTTCCTCGCGCCGTACATCGGATTGATGCCGCACGCGACGCTTGCGGCGATCGTCATCGTCTACTCGTTCGGCCTCATCAAGCCGTCCGAGTTCCTGGCGATCCGCCGCGTGCGCTTCATGGAGTTCCGCTGGGCGCTCATCGCGTGTCTCGCCGTCATCGCGCTCGGCACCTTGAAGGGGATCCTCGTCGCGATCGTGATCTCGCTCGCCGCGCTCGCGCGCACCGGATCGAGCACGCGGATCCACATCCTCGGCCGGAAGCGCGGCACGAACGTCTTCCGGCCCCTCCGCGCCGATCACCCCGACGACGAGACCTTCGCCGGTCTTCTCATGGTGCGCCTCGACGGATCGATCTACTTCGCGAACGCCGGGCTCGTCCTCGAGAAGCTACGGCCGCTCATCGAGCGGGAGAAGCCCAAGGTCGTCGCGCTCGAGCTGGGCGGCGTGCCCGATCTCGAGTACTCCGCCCTCAAGACGCTGACGGAAGCCGAGCGGCGCATCCGCGATTTCGGAGTCTCGCTCTGGCTCGTCAAGCTCAACCCCGATGTGCTCGAGATGGTGCAGCGCGCGCCGCTCGGTGCGACGCTCGGGCGCGAAGGGCTCGTCTTCAACATGGAGACCGCGGTCGCGCGCTACCTCGGGGCCTAG
- the glsA gene encoding glutaminase A, with product MIFRKTLAAVVLISAATLAAAQSPADINAAMKAAFDKYKDLKEGANADYIPALAKVDSKIYGIALVTADGKVYTTGDIKSEVSIQSISKVFTLAKVIEEQGPEAIASTIGVDATGMRFNSIIAVEMAQKMLGGPEMNSLVNPGAIATTAMVKGANRDAIWKNILDFYGDFAGRPLSVNQEVFKSESDTNQRNQAIGMLMYAYGYIKAEPNRATDIYTEQCSVSVNAKDLATMAATLANGGKNPISGKQVMKNENVSKVLAVMATAGLYDDSGKWLYRTGLPGKSGVGGGIIAVSPGKFGIAVISPPLDAAGNSVRAQKAIADISNALGGNPYAVKPK from the coding sequence ATGATCTTCCGTAAGACGCTCGCCGCGGTGGTTCTGATCTCGGCCGCGACGCTGGCCGCAGCGCAATCGCCGGCCGACATCAACGCCGCGATGAAAGCGGCTTTCGACAAGTACAAGGACCTGAAGGAAGGCGCGAACGCCGATTACATCCCGGCGCTCGCCAAGGTCGACTCCAAGATCTACGGCATCGCCCTCGTCACGGCCGACGGCAAGGTCTACACCACGGGCGACATCAAGTCCGAGGTCTCGATCCAGTCCATCTCCAAGGTCTTCACACTCGCCAAGGTCATCGAGGAGCAAGGGCCGGAGGCGATCGCCTCGACGATCGGCGTCGACGCGACCGGCATGCGTTTCAACTCGATCATCGCGGTCGAGATGGCGCAGAAGATGCTCGGCGGTCCCGAGATGAACTCGCTCGTGAACCCGGGCGCCATCGCGACTACCGCCATGGTCAAGGGCGCGAACCGCGACGCGATCTGGAAGAACATCCTCGACTTCTACGGCGACTTCGCCGGCCGGCCGCTCTCCGTCAACCAGGAAGTCTTCAAGTCGGAGTCGGACACGAACCAGCGGAACCAGGCGATCGGCATGCTCATGTACGCGTACGGCTACATCAAGGCCGAGCCGAATCGCGCCACCGACATCTACACCGAGCAGTGCTCGGTGAGCGTCAACGCGAAGGACCTCGCGACGATGGCGGCCACGCTCGCGAACGGCGGCAAGAATCCGATCAGCGGCAAGCAGGTCATGAAGAACGAGAACGTGTCGAAGGTGCTCGCGGTCATGGCGACCGCCGGCCTCTACGACGACTCGGGCAAGTGGCTCTACCGCACCGGCCTTCCCGGGAAGAGCGGCGTCGGCGGCGGCATCATCGCGGTCTCGCCGGGCAAGTTCGGCATCGCCGTGATCTCACCGCCGCTCGATGCGGCGGGCAACAGCGTGCGCGCGCAGAAGGCGATCGCCGACATCTCGAACGCCCTCGGCGGCAATCCGTACGCGGTGAAGCCCAAGTAA
- a CDS encoding glucose 1-dehydrogenase gives MKAITVEPKVPGSARLEDVPDPDPRNGSIVVEAVAVGVCGTDVEIAEGKYGWAPEGRTRLVLGHESLGRVVDPGPTGLRAGDLVVGIVRRPDPVPCPNCAVGEWDMCRNGQYTERGIKQIDGFMSERWRIEPEYAMRVDRSLGLLGVLLEPTTVVAKAWEQVVAVGQRAFWEPRTVLVTGAGPIGLLAALLGRQRGLEVHVLDRVTTGPKPDLVKALGATYHSGSVKDVGFQPDVIVECTGVGQVISDALQCIGAGGIVCLTGVGSGGAASGFATADLAAEMVLRNNVVVGSVNANKRHWYKAGEALARADREWLARLITRRIAPKDFASALARQPDDIKAVIQFADV, from the coding sequence ATGAAGGCGATCACCGTCGAGCCGAAGGTCCCCGGGAGCGCACGGCTCGAGGATGTCCCGGATCCGGACCCGCGCAACGGGTCGATCGTCGTCGAAGCGGTCGCGGTCGGCGTGTGCGGCACCGACGTCGAGATCGCCGAGGGCAAGTACGGTTGGGCACCGGAGGGACGGACCCGGCTCGTGCTGGGGCACGAGTCGCTCGGACGCGTCGTCGATCCGGGGCCGACCGGGTTACGGGCGGGGGATCTCGTCGTCGGGATCGTGCGCCGGCCCGACCCGGTGCCGTGTCCCAACTGCGCCGTGGGCGAGTGGGACATGTGCCGGAACGGCCAGTACACGGAGCGCGGGATCAAGCAGATCGACGGATTCATGTCGGAGCGCTGGCGTATCGAGCCCGAGTACGCGATGCGTGTCGATCGATCGCTCGGACTCCTCGGCGTCCTCCTCGAGCCCACGACGGTCGTGGCGAAGGCGTGGGAGCAAGTGGTGGCGGTCGGGCAGCGAGCCTTCTGGGAGCCGCGCACGGTTCTCGTGACGGGAGCGGGTCCGATCGGACTCCTCGCGGCGTTGCTCGGGCGTCAGCGCGGGCTCGAGGTGCACGTGCTCGACCGCGTGACGACGGGGCCGAAGCCCGATCTCGTGAAAGCGCTCGGCGCGACGTACCACAGCGGCTCGGTCAAGGACGTCGGATTCCAGCCGGACGTCATCGTCGAGTGCACGGGGGTCGGCCAGGTCATCTCGGACGCCCTTCAATGCATCGGCGCCGGTGGGATCGTCTGCCTTACCGGCGTCGGGAGCGGCGGCGCCGCGAGCGGCTTCGCCACCGCCGATCTCGCGGCGGAGATGGTCCTCAGGAACAACGTCGTCGTCGGGAGCGTCAACGCGAACAAGCGCCACTGGTACAAGGCGGGCGAAGCCCTCGCGCGCGCCGACCGCGAGTGGCTCGCACGGCTCATCACACGGCGTATCGCCCCGAAAGACTTTGCCTCGGCGCTCGCGCGCCAGCCCGACGACATCAAGGCCGTCATCCAGTTCGCCGATGTCTGA
- a CDS encoding amidohydrolase family protein, protein MRSLKVFAAVLVAALPLRAYEVDDSHFHLTNYVQQGTDIHKFLEIMGDKVGRVALFGIPLQQTWDHDNSGDFAPTYYLQTDAPLYYYSFTDAYIAMTYRSLTKAEQARFDPMITGFNPADMYAADHVRRVLTTFPGVFSGIGEFTIHKEFVSSKVAGKTASLTNPALDRLLDFCGEAGLVAIMHNDVDMPFPKPGQDPYQLVQLRDLFLRHPKTTIIWAHIGLGRVVRPVKDQLDLVERLLSAPNMSHVYVDISWDEVAKYLVSSPEAIDQVAALINRHPDRFLFGTDEVAPTTQDGYLKVYRMYAPLFAKLTPEASQMVRMGNYERLFDEARAKVRAWEKANVK, encoded by the coding sequence GTGAGGTCCCTCAAGGTCTTCGCGGCGGTCCTCGTCGCCGCGCTGCCGCTCCGCGCCTACGAGGTCGACGACTCCCACTTCCACCTGACGAACTACGTCCAGCAGGGAACCGACATTCACAAGTTCCTCGAGATCATGGGGGACAAGGTCGGCCGCGTCGCGCTCTTCGGGATCCCGCTGCAGCAGACCTGGGACCACGACAACAGCGGCGACTTCGCGCCGACGTATTACTTGCAGACCGACGCGCCGCTCTACTACTACTCGTTCACGGACGCGTACATCGCGATGACGTACCGCTCGCTCACCAAGGCCGAGCAGGCGCGGTTCGATCCGATGATCACCGGGTTCAACCCGGCCGACATGTACGCGGCCGATCACGTGCGCCGCGTGCTCACGACGTTCCCGGGAGTCTTCTCCGGGATCGGCGAGTTCACGATCCACAAGGAGTTCGTCTCGTCGAAGGTCGCGGGGAAGACCGCGAGCTTGACGAATCCAGCGCTCGATCGCCTGCTCGACTTCTGCGGCGAGGCCGGCCTCGTGGCGATCATGCACAACGACGTCGACATGCCGTTTCCGAAGCCCGGCCAGGATCCGTACCAGCTCGTGCAGCTTCGCGACCTCTTCCTGCGCCACCCGAAGACGACGATCATCTGGGCCCACATCGGCCTGGGGCGGGTCGTCCGCCCGGTCAAGGACCAGCTCGACCTCGTCGAGCGCCTCCTCTCGGCCCCGAACATGAGCCACGTCTACGTCGACATCTCGTGGGACGAGGTCGCGAAGTACCTCGTCTCGTCCCCCGAGGCGATCGATCAGGTTGCGGCGCTGATCAACCGCCACCCCGACCGCTTCCTCTTCGGGACCGACGAGGTCGCGCCGACGACGCAGGACGGCTACCTCAAGGTCTACCGGATGTACGCGCCGCTCTTCGCGAAGCTGACACCCGAGGCGAGCCAGATGGTGCGGATGGGGAACTACGAGCGTTTGTTCGACGAAGCTCGCGCCAAGGTGCGGGCTTGGGAGAAGGCGAACGTCAAATGA
- a CDS encoding DUF3011 domain-containing protein produces the protein MTRRIVLATLSFAIMGAALAQEPQLPPKAARIECASQPGERNHCKANTTSGVVLARSSGSAACLLGKTWGYDETGVWVSDGCTGVFVAAAPAEGEEVTAPTRERTPRYVPNAGFLLFEGDNGQIYMRLFTYVRYLNQLNLDPSYTDFFGNTHSVKQRQDIQLTKFFLPFSGWFMTPKLRYYLYVWSSNASQGDPAQVVGGGNISYTFNRWATLGGGITSLPAVRSTEGQFPYWLGVDDRLIADEFFRGSYTTGVWVKGEIVSNVKYMAMIANNLSTLGVSAAQLDNGLNTQSYSVTWLPTTGEFGLYGTFGDFDYHEKVATRFGLHYTRSREDAQAQPGTNSIENSQIRLTDGSVIFTPDLFGPGITVEKVTYQMGSFDAGVKWKGYALEAEYYQRWLSNYSGPGTDVIAGIDDHGFQVQASAMPVKNILQVYTSGSEILGDYGDGSDFRIGANWYPLKRRGLRVNAEWIHLHHCPVGYTAVPYPVGGNGDVYTAVAEMNW, from the coding sequence GTGACGCGCCGGATCGTTCTCGCGACGCTCTCCTTCGCAATCATGGGCGCTGCGCTCGCGCAAGAACCGCAGCTTCCTCCGAAAGCCGCGCGCATCGAATGCGCGTCGCAGCCCGGCGAGCGTAACCACTGCAAGGCGAACACGACCTCCGGTGTCGTGCTCGCGCGCTCGAGCGGGAGCGCGGCGTGCCTCCTCGGAAAGACCTGGGGGTACGACGAGACGGGAGTCTGGGTCTCCGACGGCTGCACCGGTGTCTTCGTCGCCGCGGCGCCCGCCGAGGGCGAGGAGGTGACGGCGCCGACCCGCGAGCGGACGCCGCGCTACGTGCCCAACGCCGGATTCCTGCTCTTCGAGGGGGACAACGGCCAGATCTACATGCGTCTCTTCACGTACGTCCGCTATCTCAACCAGCTCAACCTCGACCCGAGCTACACCGATTTCTTCGGGAACACGCACAGCGTCAAGCAGCGTCAGGACATCCAGCTCACCAAGTTCTTCCTGCCGTTCTCGGGCTGGTTCATGACGCCGAAATTGCGCTATTACCTCTATGTCTGGTCGTCGAACGCTTCCCAGGGCGATCCGGCTCAGGTCGTCGGCGGCGGGAACATCTCCTACACGTTCAACCGCTGGGCGACGCTCGGCGGCGGCATCACGAGCCTTCCGGCGGTGCGGAGCACGGAAGGGCAGTTCCCGTACTGGCTCGGCGTGGACGACCGCCTCATCGCCGACGAGTTCTTCCGGGGTTCCTACACGACGGGAGTGTGGGTGAAGGGCGAGATCGTATCGAACGTGAAGTACATGGCGATGATCGCGAACAATCTCAGCACCCTGGGCGTGAGCGCGGCGCAGCTCGACAACGGCCTCAACACGCAGTCGTATTCGGTGACCTGGCTCCCGACGACGGGCGAGTTCGGCCTCTACGGGACGTTCGGCGACTTCGACTATCACGAGAAGGTCGCGACGCGCTTCGGCCTCCACTACACGCGCAGCCGTGAGGACGCGCAGGCGCAGCCCGGGACGAACTCGATCGAGAACAGCCAGATCCGGCTGACCGACGGCAGCGTGATCTTCACCCCGGACCTCTTTGGCCCCGGGATCACCGTCGAGAAGGTCACGTATCAGATGGGGAGCTTCGACGCCGGGGTCAAGTGGAAGGGCTACGCGCTCGAAGCGGAGTACTACCAGCGCTGGCTCTCCAACTACAGCGGACCCGGGACCGACGTCATCGCCGGCATCGACGATCACGGCTTCCAGGTCCAGGCTTCCGCGATGCCGGTGAAGAACATCCTCCAGGTCTACACGAGCGGCTCCGAGATCCTCGGCGACTACGGCGACGGGTCGGACTTCCGCATCGGAGCGAACTGGTATCCGCTCAAGCGGCGCGGCCTCCGCGTCAATGCCGAGTGGATCCACCTCCACCACTGTCCCGTCGGCTACACCGCGGTTCCCTACCCGGTCGGCGGGAACGGCGACGTCTACACCGCCGTGGCGGAGATGAATTGGTGA
- a CDS encoding transporter, with protein sequence MARPSRIGLLIVVLLASTCAASAQELEPRAYSSSPLGTNFFLLALGRSSGSVIFDPSIPITDVSAHVGSATAGYGRSYGIGGKQGLFTIAFPYAVAHVEGMVQEQAHAVTRSGLADLRLRASLNLIGGKAMSPAEFAAAPRKTVFGISVTVQAPTGAYDATKLVNLGTNRWAFKPELGVSVPVGHWYLEAYAGAWFFTNNVNFYPGTSVKQQDPLTSAQFHVAYTFKNRSWLALDGTWYGGGQVTLDDGPPSARFSNSRYGGTFSLPVAKLHSLKFAASKGASARTGSNFTTYLLAWQVLWFERGNP encoded by the coding sequence ATGGCGCGCCCGTCCCGCATCGGACTCCTCATCGTCGTCCTCCTCGCGTCCACTTGCGCGGCGAGCGCCCAGGAGCTCGAGCCGCGAGCTTACTCGTCTTCCCCCCTCGGCACGAACTTCTTCCTGCTGGCGCTCGGCCGGTCGAGCGGATCGGTCATCTTCGATCCGTCGATTCCGATCACCGACGTGAGCGCGCACGTCGGCAGCGCGACCGCCGGTTACGGGCGGTCGTACGGGATCGGCGGCAAGCAGGGACTCTTCACCATCGCGTTCCCCTATGCCGTCGCCCACGTCGAAGGGATGGTCCAGGAACAGGCGCACGCGGTGACACGCTCCGGGCTCGCCGACCTACGGCTCCGCGCGTCGCTCAACCTGATCGGCGGCAAGGCGATGAGCCCCGCGGAGTTCGCCGCGGCGCCTCGCAAGACGGTCTTCGGGATCAGCGTCACCGTGCAGGCGCCGACCGGTGCCTACGATGCGACCAAGCTGGTCAACCTCGGCACCAACCGGTGGGCGTTCAAGCCGGAGCTCGGCGTCTCGGTGCCGGTTGGGCACTGGTACCTCGAGGCGTACGCCGGCGCGTGGTTCTTCACGAACAACGTCAACTTCTACCCCGGGACGTCGGTCAAGCAACAGGATCCGTTGACGTCGGCGCAGTTCCACGTCGCCTACACGTTCAAGAACCGGTCGTGGCTGGCCCTCGACGGGACGTGGTACGGCGGCGGTCAGGTGACGCTCGACGACGGCCCTCCCTCGGCGCGCTTCAGCAACAGCCGCTACGGCGGCACATTCTCGTTGCCGGTCGCCAAGCTCCATTCGCTCAAGTTCGCCGCGAGCAAGGGCGCCTCGGCGCGCACCGGCAGCAACTTCACGACTTATCTGCTCGCGTGGCAGGTGCTCTGGTTCGAGCGAGGAAACCCCTAG
- a CDS encoding DcaP family trimeric outer membrane transporter, translated as MRRSMGVLALVAAAMLSRGASAEEGDKAKISLYGFAMLDMGYDFNQNDPNWFDVMRPTKLPAFDNEFGQDGRFYSGVRQSRLGVKSWIPTKDGEVYTIFEFELFGTGVDAGQTTFRLRHAYGQWKQIGAGQTWSPFMDPDVFPNSIEYWGPNGMVFFRNVQFRWMPMQGDNALTLALERPGASGDGGVVDELVASQGLQGRFPSPDVTGNFRMTRPWGHLQFAGALRYIKWDDNVPDAIDLSGDTIGWGVNVSTNVKFLKSDVLRASIVYGEGIENYMNDAPVDVGPESNFGNAVTPIKGKALPVFGLVAFYDHTWNEKMTSTIGYSRVDISNSDLQAPDAFKVGQYALVNLLFYPTDHVMFGPELQWGRRENNSDGWSVDDFRVQFSAKFNFGKTWGGQ; from the coding sequence ATGAGACGATCAATGGGCGTGCTCGCCCTCGTCGCGGCCGCGATGCTCTCGCGCGGCGCCTCTGCGGAGGAAGGCGACAAGGCGAAGATCAGCCTCTACGGATTTGCGATGCTCGACATGGGCTACGACTTCAACCAGAACGATCCGAACTGGTTCGACGTCATGCGGCCGACGAAGCTGCCGGCCTTCGACAACGAGTTCGGCCAGGACGGCCGGTTCTACTCGGGCGTGCGACAGAGCCGGCTCGGCGTCAAGAGCTGGATTCCCACGAAGGACGGCGAGGTCTACACGATTTTCGAGTTCGAGCTGTTCGGCACCGGCGTCGATGCCGGGCAAACGACCTTCCGCCTGCGCCACGCGTACGGGCAGTGGAAGCAGATCGGCGCGGGGCAGACCTGGAGCCCGTTCATGGATCCGGACGTCTTCCCGAACTCGATCGAGTACTGGGGACCTAACGGCATGGTCTTCTTTCGCAACGTCCAGTTCCGTTGGATGCCGATGCAGGGCGACAACGCGCTCACGCTGGCGCTCGAGCGGCCCGGCGCGTCGGGAGACGGCGGTGTCGTCGACGAGCTCGTCGCGAGCCAGGGCCTCCAGGGCCGCTTCCCGTCGCCCGACGTCACGGGGAACTTCCGGATGACTCGCCCGTGGGGTCACCTTCAGTTCGCCGGCGCCCTGCGCTACATCAAGTGGGACGACAACGTCCCCGACGCCATCGATCTCTCGGGCGACACGATCGGATGGGGTGTCAACGTCAGCACGAACGTGAAGTTCCTGAAGAGCGACGTCTTGCGCGCGTCGATCGTCTACGGGGAGGGAATCGAGAACTACATGAACGACGCCCCGGTCGACGTCGGCCCCGAGAGCAACTTCGGCAACGCGGTCACGCCGATCAAGGGCAAGGCGTTGCCCGTCTTCGGTCTCGTCGCCTTCTACGACCACACGTGGAACGAGAAGATGACGAGCACGATCGGCTACTCGCGCGTCGACATCAGCAACTCGGATCTCCAGGCGCCCGACGCATTCAAGGTCGGCCAGTACGCGCTCGTCAATCTCCTCTTCTACCCGACCGATCACGTCATGTTCGGTCCCGAGCTCCAGTGGGGCCGCCGCGAGAACAACTCCGACGGATGGAGCGTCGACGACTTCCGGGTGCAGTTCTCGGCCAAGTTCAACTTTGGCAAGACCTGGGGAGGGCAGTGA
- a CDS encoding DcaP family trimeric outer membrane transporter, with amino-acid sequence MRRLALALAVLLAIAVANAADPAPPKKKAAPKPTVAQLQKQLDEQKATIEAQEKLIADQAAKLADQQAAQGAQAAASKAALDALQAELDAMKARLEQIEQQIPAIEAQKDLADRLAKIERSAQETPELVAAGDFPGSIRIPGTDAAIKFGGRIRTAGVFTLQALGSDDRFLTNSIPVETTEAGEGSRTRFTANTSRLNFELRTPTGAGYMRAFIEGDFYGSNFDDANVNFRLRHAFAQFRGFLLGQTWSTFSDPSNAPLDLDFEGINGENVVRQAQIRYSADISPILSVAGAAETPAVSITGGEGVNVVPDLVARITWKFKDIGHLQEAFVFREIRGEADAPLTASGSAIGWGAGISGVIPFRRFGLLDRFVFQINAGRGIARYINDLQSLGGQDAVFNPIDGTLHALPAVGFYLDYEHTWKEWERTRKMNLRSALIWSFVTVDNLDFQLPEAYHKTNRYSANIVFSPIERIDLGVQYLYGTRENLDGHKGSADQIQLVGIFRF; translated from the coding sequence GTGCGCCGCCTCGCGCTCGCCCTCGCGGTCCTGCTCGCGATCGCCGTGGCGAACGCCGCCGACCCCGCTCCGCCCAAAAAAAAGGCCGCGCCGAAGCCGACGGTCGCGCAGCTCCAGAAACAGCTCGACGAGCAGAAGGCGACGATCGAGGCCCAGGAGAAGCTCATCGCCGACCAGGCGGCGAAGCTGGCCGATCAGCAGGCGGCGCAGGGCGCGCAGGCCGCCGCCTCGAAGGCCGCGCTCGACGCGCTCCAGGCGGAGCTCGACGCGATGAAGGCGCGCCTCGAGCAGATCGAGCAACAGATCCCGGCGATCGAGGCGCAGAAGGACCTCGCCGATCGCCTCGCGAAGATCGAGCGGTCGGCGCAGGAGACCCCCGAGCTGGTCGCCGCCGGAGATTTCCCCGGATCGATCCGCATCCCCGGCACTGACGCCGCCATCAAGTTCGGCGGCCGCATCCGGACCGCGGGGGTGTTCACGCTCCAGGCGCTCGGGTCGGACGATCGTTTCTTGACGAACTCGATCCCCGTCGAGACGACCGAGGCGGGCGAAGGATCCCGCACGCGCTTCACGGCGAACACGAGCCGTCTCAACTTCGAGCTGCGCACGCCGACCGGCGCCGGCTACATGCGCGCGTTCATCGAAGGCGACTTCTACGGATCGAACTTCGACGATGCGAACGTCAACTTCCGCCTGCGGCACGCCTTCGCCCAGTTCCGTGGCTTCCTGCTCGGCCAAACGTGGTCGACGTTCTCCGACCCCTCGAACGCTCCCCTCGACCTCGACTTCGAGGGGATCAACGGCGAGAACGTCGTGCGCCAGGCGCAGATCCGGTATTCGGCCGACATCTCTCCCATTCTCTCGGTCGCCGGCGCCGCGGAGACTCCCGCGGTCTCGATCACGGGCGGAGAAGGGGTGAACGTCGTCCCCGATCTCGTGGCGCGCATCACCTGGAAGTTCAAGGATATCGGGCACCTCCAGGAGGCGTTCGTCTTCCGCGAGATCCGCGGCGAGGCCGACGCGCCGCTCACGGCTTCGGGCTCCGCCATCGGATGGGGCGCGGGCATCTCCGGAGTCATCCCGTTCCGCCGCTTCGGGCTCCTCGACCGGTTCGTGTTCCAGATCAACGCCGGCCGCGGCATCGCGCGCTACATCAACGATCTGCAATCGCTCGGCGGGCAGGACGCGGTCTTCAATCCCATCGACGGGACGCTCCACGCGCTGCCTGCGGTCGGCTTCTACCTCGACTACGAGCACACGTGGAAGGAGTGGGAGCGCACGCGCAAGATGAACTTGCGGTCGGCGCTCATCTGGAGCTTCGTCACCGTCGACAACCTCGACTTCCAGCTCCCCGAGGCCTACCACAAGACGAACCGATACTCCGCCAACATCGTCTTCTCGCCGATCGAGCGGATCGATTTGGGTGTTCAGTATCTTTACGGCACACGTGAAAACCTCGATGGTCACAAGGGGAGCGCGGACCAGATTCAGCTCGTCGGCATCTTTCGTTTCTGA